ATTTCCGTTCAACCATTTAAAAGTATCTTCTTTATATTTTGTTCTTGTTTCATTTGGAATTGTAATAACATCCGGATTTTCAATTGCATCATCAACATATTTTCCAGGGAACCAATAATCTAATCGCATTCCGAAATTTAAAATCATTCCGCTGAAATTTATATTATCTTGAGCATAGAATGATCCTTTTGCCGGATGAACTTTGTAAATATCATTATTTAAACCAAGTTCGCCGATCCAAGGTTTGTAAATATCAATCACTTGCATTTCTTGAAAAACTAAATCGAAGCCGGCTTTAAATTTATTTTTTTCATCAAAAAAACTTGTAACATCACCTTTAAAAGAAAATTCATCAATGTAATGATCACGCCAAGTATAAGGATTTCCAACATCCCAAAATCCATCACCGGGAATTACGCCAATCGTATCAGTATCCAAATTATAATATTCAATCGGAAAAGTTACGATATCTTTCGGCTCAATATATTCGCTCCAATTTTTCCCATTTGCATCTGCCCTTAAGTTGGAGAAAAATTTATTAATCTTCATAGTATAGAAAGTACTTGAGTTTAATGTGTGAGTCCAAGTAAGAGAGTTATATGTATTGTTGTGAGTGAAAACATTTGCATTATTTAAATTATATTGAAACTCATATTGATAGCCCGGGCTTGGTTCAACATATTCTAAGTTTGATTGCAATGATTGAGAATTTTGATTTATACTTACCGACTGATTATACGAATAATCTAATTTCATAGTCGGCGAAATTGCATAAGTTAATTTTCCGAGCCAGAACCAATTATTTTCCGCACGCGGAGAAAATTTTGTTCCGTGAAAAGTTGAAGAATAAATTTGTGATGCTGTTGGTTTATAATAACCTTGAGTAATTCCATCGCTAATTCCCATATAAAAATTTGCGAAGAAAGAAAGTTTTCCCGGAATTTGTAATCCTAATTGTGGAAGTAAAAAAGTTGTTATTGGTTCCGGACCGCTAAAATTTGCTTCAGCAACATCCAAATTAAAAACGTATGAAGATGATTTATTTCCAAAATTATCCCGCTTGTAAGAAATTGCTCCGGAATATTTTTCTCCGCCTTCACGAGTCTTAACATTTATAACTCCGGAAGTTGCTTGACCAAATTCTGCATTAAATCCGCCCGTAATAACTTCAACTTCTTCAATTGCATTGGCGCTTAATTGCAAACCAAATCCGGTTCCGGCTAATGGATCTTGAACGGAAACACCATCTAATAAAAATGCATTTTCATAAGATCTACCTCCGCGGATATGAATTGCATTATCAGATTGAACAACACCAGCTTGCTGAGTAACAATATCTTTAACATTTTCAATTACTGCAACTTCAATTTCATCTCTTCCAATTGATTTTACACTTTGAGTTTCTTCCGCATCAACTAAAGGTTTTTCTCCAACTACAACAACATCTTGTTCCATTGTTAAAACAGTTTCTTCCATATTGATATCAAGCAAAGTTGTTTTGTTTGATAGAATTTCAATTCCGGTAAAAACCATTTGCTTAAAACCAATTAATGTTGCTTTAACTGTATATTTTCCGGGAGTGATTTTTTCAATTATAAAATTTC
The nucleotide sequence above comes from Ignavibacteriota bacterium. Encoded proteins:
- a CDS encoding TonB-dependent receptor, whose product is MKKILIILILFQSIISAQNTGKIQGKVIDKNLKDALPGVNIIIEGTYYGAATDYNGNFIIEKITPGKYTVKATLIGFKQMVFTGIEILSNKTTLLDINMEETVLTMEQDVVVVGEKPLVDAEETQSVKSIGRDEIEVAVIENVKDIVTQQAGVVQSDNAIHIRGGRSYENAFLLDGVSVQDPLAGTGFGLQLSANAIEEVEVITGGFNAEFGQATSGVINVKTREGGEKYSGAISYKRDNFGNKSSSYVFNLDVAEANFSGPEPITTFLLPQLGLQIPGKLSFFANFYMGISDGITQGYYKPTASQIYSSTFHGTKFSPRAENNWFWLGKLTYAISPTMKLDYSYNQSVSINQNSQSLQSNLEYVEPSPGYQYEFQYNLNNANVFTHNNTYNSLTWTHTLNSSTFYTMKINKFFSNLRADANGKNWSEYIEPKDIVTFPIEYYNLDTDTIGVIPGDGFWDVGNPYTWRDHYIDEFSFKGDVTSFFDEKNKFKAGFDLVFQEMQVIDIYKPWIGELGLNNDIYKVHPAKGSFYAQDNINFSGMILNFGMRLDYWFPGKYVDDAIENPDVITIPNETRTKYKEDTFKWLNGNRFKARLSPRLGISHPVTDNQVLFFSYGHFSKWPNPKYIYAKLSPTNAQSSFQTFGNPNLNPETTVAYELGLKNQFSTDDVLTVTAYYKDIFDYVRTRTAKITSPRFATQSFTTYANLDYAKSRGVELEYKKRIGKWFNGMMSLSYAIVTGKSSSAEEGVLILRGDLDESIKEQFMSWDRPFTFNGSMNFYIEKDEPLFGFAPGILDDINIYFRLFYQSGKRYTEYIFTGNYDTDGRPEYAYDRTNILESVGANWFWVDMNIEKYFKFAGLNFSVFTEVNNLFDINNSAIVNPVTGKAYETGDATPSTWNDPNYPDLQAPLNPYPYNPARYLTRRNIKFGVSLKF